The Bos taurus isolate L1 Dominette 01449 registration number 42190680 breed Hereford chromosome 18, ARS-UCD2.0, whole genome shotgun sequence nucleotide sequence AGTTAGCAAGGGCCATGTCAGGTGGGCCTTATAGCCTTTGTGAAGGGTTCTGATATTTATCCTTGAAGCAGTAAGAAGCCTctgaaaggattttttaaaagactgtggTATAATTGGCTTGACATTTTAAGAAAGAAcccactatgggcttccctgatggcccagtggtaaaaatctgcctgccaatgcaggagacacgggttcaatccctgatccaggaagatcctacatatctcagagcaactgagcctgtgtaccacaactaccgagcctgtaaTTCTGtaagcccaggagccgcaactactgaagccagcgtGCTTCAGGGCCCACACTCCTCAACAAGAGAGGAGAGGTTCTCaacactacaatgagaagcccttgcacctcaactagagagtacctTGTGccacagcgaagacccagcacagccaaataaataaaaaaattatatttttaaagtactttcaatctttaaaaaaaagaaagaacctaCTAAATGCAGTATGACTGAAACTGACTTTCTGGACAGTGAGTGGCTCTGAGCGAGCGGGTCATGGCCTCTGCTGAAGGTAACCAATGGCTGTGGCTTACACCGAGATGGAATGATGGAGATGCAGAGAGATGGACAGATTTCGTTAGGCATTTGAGAAGTATGCTGAGCTACATTCAGGGCACAAGGAAGAAAATGGTGTTAAGACTGACTTTAAGATTGCCCCTAAGATTATGGCTCAGGGATGAAATGGGAAGAGATCCCCTTACCTAGCATGGAGAATGGAGAATGCTGGAAGAAGCTTTAATTTGGTGGATAATGTCTAAAGTGAGGTCCAGACACAATGAATTTGAGGTGCCTGGGAGACATCCAAATGACAGGGCGTCCTAGGTAGTTACAGTGTGGATGTGAAAGCTCAAAGAAGCCCAGGATAGAGATTCAAAATTGGGTGTTATGAAGGTGGTCATTGATGCTGTAGAAATGGATGCAACAGACTAGAAAGAGAGCATGGACGAGGATAGGAAAGAACCTAGAACCAAGTCTTAAGGAACTCCAAACTTTAGAGGGTGAGTAGGAAAAGATGAGCTAGCCAAGGAAATTAAGAAGTGACCAAAGAAAAAGCAGGGACACCAGAAGAGCACAACATATTGTAACTCATGGAAAGAGAATGTCTCAAGGAGGGTGTGGAAATTGTGTGGAAAACTAATCAAATAGGAAGAAAATGTCCACTGAATTTAGTAACAGAGAATCACTACTCAAGAAGAGCAGATCCTATGGGAAAACAGGGATGTAAGTCAGATTAGAGTGGACtgagggatttctttggaaggaatgatgctaaagctgaaactccagtactttggccacctcatgcgaagagttgactcattggaaaagactctgatgctggaagggattgggagcaggaggagaaggggacgacagaggatgagatggctggatggcatcactgactcgatggatgtgagtctcagtgaactccaggagttggtgatggacagggaggcctggcgtgctgcgattcatggggtcacaaagagtcagacacgactgagtgactgatctgaactgaactgagggatgaCTAAGGAATAAGGAAGTGGAGAAAGTAATTCTAGGTAACTTTAGATAATGGGTTTAACTTCCTATTATAATAAACGTGAAGATGACAGAAAACTGAACTTGGGAGAGATTGTGAAAGATATGACTTCTGTGAAAGCTCACCCCTTGAATTCACCCTGgaggttgcatttccttctcttgtgacATAGGTGAGCATCGTGAATCAAGAATTCAAAAATTTCCTTCATTATGCCATCTTCATAACTACTGTGAACATAGAGAAGGGAGTTTATGGGGAGCTTTCAACACAGGTGACACACAATAGTGGTATGGGAGAAGTGTGAGGTGGGgaaaagagaggcagagacaaaGAAGTGGTCCTAACCACTCAGCAcctgttttccactgtttccactgtgcaATTAACTCCAGATCCTTGTGACTATTTATAGGAAATCATAAAAGCAAAACGACATGAATAAATTTGGTAGCAAGCAACAGAGAATAGTCTGTTCCTTAGTTCCCTAGTTAATCTGggaaatgcatgtgtgtgtctggggAAGGAATTAAATGAAAAGATAGAACTCCTTGGTTCTAGAGAAGAGGAGaactgaagagaaagagaagcGAAATGTTAAGATACTTAGGACGATTTGAGAGcatagcactgacatatatacgctaccatgtgtaaagcagatagctagtaggaagctgctgcatagcacagggagctcagctcggtgctctatgatgacctagaggggtgggatgggtgtgatggtgggagggagcttcaagagggaggggatatatgcatatatacagctgattcacattgctgtacagcagaaactaacacaatattgtaaagcaattatcagtCAGTCACtgagtttagtcactcagtcatgtctggctctttgcaaccccatggattgcagcacacaaggcttccctgtccatcaccaactcccggagcttgctcaaactcatgtccatagagtcagtgatgccatccaaccatctcatcctctgtcatccccttctcctctcaccttcaatctttcccagcaccagggtcttttcaaatgagtcagttcttcacatcaggtggccaaagtattagagtttcagcttcagcatcagtccttccaatgaatattcaggactgatttcctttagggtttactggttggctctccttgcagtccaagggactctcaagagtcttctccaacaccacagttcaaaagcatcaattctttggcactcagctttctttatggtccaactctcacatccatacatgactactagaaaaaccatagctttgactagacagaccttgttggcaaagtaacatctctgctttttcatatgctgtctaggttggtcatagcttttcttccaaggagcaagtgtcttttaatctcatggctgcagtcaccatctgcagtgactttggagcccagaaaaataaagtctctcactgttttgattgtttctccatctatttgccatgaagtgatgggaccggatgccaggatcttagttttctgaatgttgaattttaagtcaactttttcactctccactttcacgttcatcaagaggctctttcattcctcttcattttctgccataagggtggtgtcatctgtgtatctgaggttattgatatttctcccggcaatcttgattccagcttgtgcttcatccagtctggcatttcacatgatgtactctgcatataagttaaataagcagggtgacaatatagagccttgacatactcctttcctgatttggaactagtctgttgttccatgtccagttctaactgttgcttcttgatctgcatacaaatttctcaggaggcaggtaaggtggtctggtattcccatctcttgaagaattttccacagtttgctgtgatccacacagtcaaaggctttggtataatcaataaagcagaggtagatgttttcctggaactctcttgctttgttgatgatgattatactccaatttaaaaacattaataaaaaaaattttttaaatacctgGACCTGGGGTTCTAGGCCACAAAACTAATGACTAAATAAGGAGTAAATGCAAGCCCTAAGGAAAGAACAGAGATTCTCTGAGCAGGGATAAGACCACAGATGGGAAACCAGAGACCTGTTACCTGTGTCAAGAGAAAACACATTCTGATTATCTTTGTTTCCTCAGGTGTGTGTTTCAGAAGGCCTTTGAGGAGATTCCAAGCCAGAGCTATATAAGTCAGAGAGGGAGAAATTGTGAGAAAGGAACACGGGTGGCTAAGAGGTTGGGTCAGCCTGCAGGAATAGGAACTATACAGGGGAAGGGAATGCAGCCTGAACACCACTCCCCAAGGAAGGGCCATGCAGGCACACAGAGTTCCCTGAGTTCCTGCCGCTTTCCCAAGTCAGATGGCATGTCTGTGCCCTCAGCCTCCAGATAGTCTACCAGGTGGCTCACTCTCTAGGAAGCTGTCCAACTGGCTTGGGAGGAGGGACCACGTCCGCTTATGGGCATCCATTACGTGTAAAGCACTGGCTTGTATCCTTTATCTATGCTGCCTTGGGGACCCCTCACAGAAGTCCTGGGATGTAAGTATTCCCGTCCTCACTCAAATATCAAGGAAACCAAAGTTCAGAAAATTGATCTGCCTCAAGGTCACAACGAAGGGACTTGGATTTGCGCCCACATCTTCAtttggggcttgcctggtggctcagcttgtaaagaatctgcctgcaatgcgggagacctgggttcgatccctgggttggaaagatcccctggagaaggaaatggcaacccactcccatattctggcctgaagaattccatggacagaggagcctggcagactacagtccatggggtcgcaaagagtctagacatgactgagtgcatttcacttcacttcactgcgtGATTTTAAATCCCACACTGTTTCCACCCCAACAAGACATAGGCTAGGAGAAAGCAATCAGTTTCAACTGGGAAGGCTAAAGAAACTTGttgggggcagagggcaggaaaCTCTACGTAAAGTGGAAaattgaagaagaaaaggaagtatAAAACTCTTTTTGGAGACTGAGTAGAATTACAGAAGAAATCGCCTAGAAAAGAGAAGACGATGAAATAATCTGACTTGGGAAATGGGGGGAAAATGCCTgggattgaaaaaaaattcaggaacTAAGGACAGAAAATCTGGGTTTGGAAATCAGAGTGAGGATCTCTGGGCAGGTGGTGGGGAGTAAAGATGCTCACATCCTTTCCTTTGGGTTCGAGAGGAGACAGCGCTCAATTACTGAGCTTCCCCTCTTCGGTCACATGACCATTGCTGATATAAAAGCTTTCTACCAGCCAAGTTTCTTACCACTTTTTGCTGTGTGAAATGGGCGGTAGCCGTGGCTAATGCTCTGTTCCTCTTTCCCAGAAGCTTTCAGCCTCTCCTTCAAGACCAATCCCAAGAAGCCATTTATCCCGAAGGAAGACAAGGCAAGGCAGCTTGCTTAATGCTTGCACTCTGGGAAGTGATGCCAGGATCAGAAATGGAGGGGAAAGCATTGGGGGTGGCTGGAGGAAACTGACTGTGAGAGGATCAAACCCAGAAACAGCAGCCAACGGGGGCAAAAAATTGTGGAGCAGACGCTAACCCTGGAGAGAGGATGGAGGGGCCAGACAGCGTGCGGGCAGTGAGGCTGACAAGCCAAACGGAAACTGTTACCCCATTAAGAAGAGTTGCTCTGTTTGTTATCAAAACACCCGGCTCAGGAGCAGTGACAGCCCGTGTGCTTTTCTGAATATTCTCTGAAGTCTCTCGGGGGACAAGAGACCATAGGATATTGTGGGCTCACCCCTCCTCCCCGCGCCCCCTCCCCGCACTTCTCCAGCTTCCTCTTTGCAATCTAGTCCCCGAATCCAAGTCCGTATTGGACTGGGGAGGGAGAGGCGGAGAAGAATTTGTGTTCTGcaaaaggagaggaaaacagGTAAGGGGATGGATGGGGGGCTGGGCACCTGCTGCCTGGGCCAGTGGCAGGGTCCTGAGGAGGAACCAGCCCTAGGTCACAGGGCCTGGGTTTTCAGAGCCCGAGTTCTTCTGAGAGAAGTCTTCGAATACCCTCCTTGCTGGGGTGAGGCTTGCCTTTTTTCCCTGCAGGTCTCTGACTGGGGAAAGGACTTGAGGAAGGTTGCAGACTGCTAACAGTAACTTCCTGTGtccaggaggagagaaggagagaggctgGGAGAACCACAGGGGGAATTCCCTTGGGCAGCCAAGGGTTGGTCTCCCCCAGAGACACATGATGGCAAACGTATTAACTACTGCTTAATATCCCGCCCCAAGCAAAGTCAATAATTGCTCTGGGCAGTTCTGGCAGGTGGTGTGAACAAGCAGTGGTGGGGGCAGAAAGCCCTGGCCTGGGAAAGGGAGCATGCCGGGGAAGATGTCCACAGACTGAACCAGACCAAGGTCTGCAGTCTGTGATCTGGTTCACCTGACCTTGCCCCCTGCCCCTTTTCATCCTCTTCCAGGACAGCCATGCCAGACTGGGATAGCTCCTTGATCCTCACGGCTTACATTATTATCTTGCTCACCGGTCTCCCTGCCAACCTCCTGGCGCTGCGGGCCTTCCTGGGACGCGTGCGTCAGCCCCACCCTGCACCTGTCCACATCCTCCTGCTCAGCCTGACGCTGGCCGacgtcctgctgctgctgctgctgcccttcAAGATCATCGAAGCCGCGTCTGACTTCCGCTGGGAGCTGTCTAATCTAGCCTGTGCCCTCATGGGTTTCGGCTTCTACGGCAGCATCTACTGCAGCACGTTGCTACTGGCGGGCATCAGCGTCGAGCGCTACCTGGGAGTGGCTTTCCCCGTGCAGTACAAGCTGTCCCGCCGGCCCGTGTATGGAGTGATCGCTGCTCTGATCGCCTGGGTCATGTCTTTTGGTCACGGCACTGTGGTGATCATTGTTCAGTACCTGAATTCAACCCAGAGGGCCCCAAAGGAGAATGAGACCACCTGCTACGAGAACTTCACCCAAGAGCAGCTGAGGCTATTGCTACCCATTCGGCTGGAGCTgtgcctcctcctcttcttcttccccATGGTGGTCACCACCTTCTGCTACTCGCGCTTTGTGTGGATTATGCTCACCCAGCCCCATATGGGGGCTCAGAAGCAGCGCCGAGCCATGGGGCTGGCCATCGTGTCGCTCCTTAATTTCCTGCTGTGCTTTGGGCCCTATAACATATCCCACCTGGTGGGGTTCTACATGAAAGCAAGCCCCAAGTGGCGGAGGGAAGCTGTCGTATTTGGTAGCCTCAATGCCAGTCTGGACCCcttgcttttctatttctcttcctcAGTCGTACGCAGGTCCTTTGGGAAAGGGCTGCAGGCACTGTACCATTGGGGCTCCTCCCTGCTGGGACGCAGATGCAAAGAAACAGCGGAGGCCGCGAATGAGGACCCGGGCGTGAGTCAAGCAGAGGGAGCCCCGAGTTCGGACTTCACCCTGGACTAGGGATGTTCCTGGACCTTCAGAGGAACTCTGAGTTTCGTAGGAGTTGAGCAGGCTTGGAGAGGGAGAACACGAGTTCCTGGCCCTGATTCAGGGATTCCGCCCCGGCCCAGACCCAGTCCACTCCTGGGGACTGTAAAAATCTCTCTCACCAGCTCCATATCCCTTCCTGACTGAATTTCCTTCCCAAAGGAGCGTAGCTCCAGGACTAAAGAAGAAACAGTTGGGCACAGAAGCACTATCAGACCAGAGTTTCTGAAGCAAGGTAGCTAATACAGATTACAGAAGTCCTTGTGAGGTGGTTAGTAGCTGAAGCTAAGGCAATCTTGCTACCAGCTTTGCAACAACACCTACACGCTGGGCTAGTTGGTGGTGCTGGAAAGAAGCCCGTGGAAAAGATGGAAGAGAAATACTAAACGAGGTCAAAGATGTAGGAAGGCTCTGAAGCAAGGGGACTAGGAGGGAGGACGGGGATTTAGACTTCTAATGACTGAGGTGTGGACAATATCCATCTGACCTGCTGCTTTGTAAGTATGATCCTGTCTTCCTGTGTGTACCTGTCTCCCCCAATAAACTGAGAGCCACCTGAGGTCTGGGGAGGTATTCTTCCATGGTGCTCTCTGCAGGTCAGAACCTAGCTCGGTACCCATCAGTTAGAGCTCAACTCTCGCTAGCACAGGAAAAGACAATCTGGTCTGccagattaaaaacaaagattagaGACTTTCCTGGTTGTCCAAGGGtgaagattctgtgcttccactgcaggggtcacaggttcaatccctggtcagggatctaagatcctgcatggagaactaagattctccatgccacagggtgtggccagaaaaaaaaatgactgaaaataaagattataaaacTCTGAAGAGAGTGTCCACAATTTTTGTGACATTTCTGCAAGCACAAAGAGGGCAAAAATGGGATGGAGAATTAGACTTTGTGGTAGGGTGAGGGTGCTGCCTCTGAAACCACAGAAATCTGTTAAGATAAAGATGTCATCAGAGTGGAATGAGTAAGCAGAATAAGTATGGATGGATTCCTGCCTAGACTGATGAATAGAAATTGGATTCAGAAAGAGGACTGGGGTGAGTCCCTGCTCAAAGCTATCAGTGTATCTCAGAGGCTTTAAACATGTTATCCTTCTGCTTAGAAACCTGCAGCGTTTTCCTTTCATCCAAACTTTTCCTCCCAAGAATTCACATCTTGTCACCCTACACTTGCCCTGTatcctctcttccttcccaaCTCCCCCTGCCTCATTTATTTCTCTGCCAGAAGGATCCCTAGACTGTGCTCCCGGGTTAATGGTCCCTCCAGCACCTAGTGGTCTGCAACAGAGGCTCCacaacagagggcttccctggtggctcagtgggtaaagaacccacctgccagtgcaggagctgcaggagac carries:
- the FFAR2 gene encoding free fatty acid receptor 2 isoform X1, translated to MPDWDSSLILTAYIIILLTGLPANLLALRAFLGRVRQPHPAPVHILLLSLTLADVLLLLLLPFKIIEAASDFRWELSNLACALMGFGFYGSIYCSTLLLAGISVERYLGVAFPVQYKLSRRPVYGVIAALIAWVMSFGHGTVVIIVQYLNSTQRAPKENETTCYENFTQEQLRLLLPIRLELCLLLFFFPMVVTTFCYSRFVWIMLTQPHMGAQKQRRAMGLAIVSLLNFLLCFGPYNISHLVGFYMKASPKWRREAVVFGSLNASLDPLLFYFSSSVVRRSFGKGLQALYHWGSSLLGRRCKETAEAANEDPGVSQAEGAPSSDFTLD